The Oryza glaberrima chromosome 9, OglaRS2, whole genome shotgun sequence genome includes a window with the following:
- the LOC127784840 gene encoding glutamate receptor 2.3-like, with protein MERAPQTILFLLLLVHFTVAQNANKTGVVDGFPVGVILDLQTMVGKIARTSILMALDDFYAAHTNYSTKIVLHIRDSGSNNVQAASAALDLLENHNVQIIIGPQTSSQASFVSDLGNRSQVPVISFTATSPSLYSASLPYFVRATLNDSAQVQSIACLIKTYGWREVVPIYEDTDYGRGIIPYLVDALQDIDARVPYRSVIPLSVTSEEISQELYKLMTMQTRVFIVHMSSTLAASLFTKAKEVGMMSKGFVWIMTDGITNIVDSMSTSVVEAMNGALGIQFYVDNSELDSFTIGWNRRFQIDNPNDPPLKLSIFGLWGYDTIWAVAQAVENVGVNNRTSIQKPSVARNSTSLENMETSVYGPELLKVILRNKFRGKSGYFDLSNRQLQVSTFRIINVFGKGWKDIGFWNEGNGISRQLNLGKSTTKYADSVLDLNPVIWPGKSTEIPKGWEIPASGKKLQVGVHKSAYKEYMTNQRDPITGATKASGFSIDIFEEAVKRLPFALPYEYVAFDTSRDTSTGSYDDFVHQVYLKKYDVAIGDITIRHSRMAYVDFTVPYTESGVAMIVPSKGTVDKTWIFLQPLSRDLWVATISMFFYTGCVVWLLELLGNKRNVREPIPRKIGIAIFFSLFGDNERVERILSRIVLIVWVFFFLILSSGYTANLATMLTVQQLKPTINSIDELRKSGENIGYHDGSFVKNLLEDLNFNTSKIKAYDTPDDFYNALSKGSNNGGIAAFVHEVPYIKLFLAKHCKEYTMVGPFYKTAGFGYAFPKGSPLLGDISKAILSITEGDIIMQLENKWIGYQNDCKSVDSAAGTVSDPDKLNVDSFKGLFILTGVASTSSLLIAVMIYYYEKKKSMTSMQPDQNGEGLEENHKPQEVNEGDREEENNQPGASTGQSGQQQQQTGAREMSNINLQTSSVRRNSSIFIWHERNLGARVAPISSSSHF; from the exons CTCTTGATCTTCTGGAGAATCACAATGTACAAATTATCATAGGCCCTCAGACATCCTCACAAGCTTCATTTGTATCAGATCTTGGAAATAGAAGTCAGGTCCCTGTAATATCCTTCACAGCAACAAGCCCATCTCTTTACTCTGCCAGTCTTCCATATTTCGTTCGTGCAACACTGAATGACTCAGCACAAGTGCAAAGTATTGCCTGCCTAATCAAGACCTATGGCTGGAGAGAGGTAGTGCCAATTTATGAAGACACTGACTATGGTAGAGGTATCATACCATATCTTGTAGATGCTCTCCAAGACATTGATGCACGTGTTCCCTATCGGAGTGTTATCCCCCTGTCAGTAACTAGTGAAGAAATTAGCCAAGAATTATATAAGCTTATGACAATGCAAACAAGGGTCTTTATTGTGCACATGTCATCTACTTTGGCTGCATCTCTCTTCACAAAGGCAAAAGAGGTTGGTATGATGAGCAAAGGATTTGTGTGGATCATGACAGATGGAATAACCAATATCGTGGACTCCATGAGCACTTCAGTTGTGGAGGCAATGAATGGTGCCTTGGGTATCCAGTTTTATGTTGATAACTCAGAACTTGATAGCTTCACCATAGGATGGAACAGAAGATTTCAAATCGACAATCCAAATGATCCACCATTAAAACTAAGTATATTTGGACTGTGGGGCTATGATACTATATGGGCAGTTGCCCAAGCAGTTGAAAATGTTGGGGTTAACAACAGAACATCAATTCAAAAACCATCAGTTGCAAGAAACTCAACAAGCTTGGAAAACATGGAAACTTCTGTATATGGCCCAGAACTCCTAAAGGTCATCTTGAGAAATAAATTCAGGGGTAAGAGTGGCTATTTTGACCTTTCAAACAGGCAGCTGCAAGTCTCCACATTTAGAATAATAAATGTATTTGGGAAAGGGTGGAAAGATATTGGATTTTGGAATGAAGGAAATGGTATTTCACGACAGTTAAATCTTGgaaaatcaacaacaaagtatGCGGACTCAGTTTTGGACTTAAACCCTGTGATTTGGCCAGGGAAATCGACAGAAATTCCCAAAGGATGGGAAATCCCTGCAAGTGGAAAGAAGCTTCAGGTTGGAGTACACAAAAGTGCATACAAGGAATATATGACGAATCAAAGAGATCCCATCACAGGTGCAACTAAAGCAAGTGGCTTCTCAATTGACATATTTGAAGAGGCAGTAAAAAGACTCCCTTTTGCGCTACCTTATGAATATGTAGCATTTGACACAAGCCGGGATACAAGTACTGGAAGTTATGATGACTTTGTTCACCAAGTTTATCTTAAG AAATATGATGTGGCAATTGGAGATATAACAATCAGGCATAGCAGAATGGCCTATGTTGACTTCACTGTACCATACACAGAATCAGGAGTGGCAATGATCGTTCCATCCAAGGGCACAGTAGATAAAACATGGATTTTCCTGCAGCCACTATCACGTGATCTGTGGGTTGCAACCATATCAATGTTTTTCTACACAGGATGTGTTGTATGGTTATTGGAACTTCTAGGCAACAAAAGAAATGTTCGTGAACCAATTCCCAGGAAGATTGGGATTGCGATATTCTTCTCCCTATTTGGAGATA ATGAAAGAGTGGAGCGCATCCTATCTCGGATAGTTTTGATTGTATGGGTATTTTTCTTCCTTATACTTTCATCAGGTTACACTGCAAACTTGGCAACAATGTTGACTGTACAGCAGCTAAAACCAACTATAAATAGTATTGATGAACTTCGGAAAAGCGGGGAAAACATAGGATACCACGATGGTTCCTTTGTCAAAAACCTTTTGGAAGATCTTAATTTTAACACATCTAAGATCAAGGCATATGATACACCCGATGATTTTTACAATGCACTATCAAAGGGAAGCAATAACGGTGGTATTGCTGCCTTCGTGCATGAAGTCCCATATATCAAATTGTTTCTTGCAAAGCACTGCAAAGAGTACACTATGGTTGGACCGTTTTATAAGACAGCAGGTTTTGGATAT GCATTCCCAAAAGGATCTCCTCTACTTGGAGACATTTCAAAGGCAATCCTCAGCATAACAGAGGGGGACATTATCATGCAACTTGAGAACAAATGGATTGGGTACCAAAATGACTGCAAAAGTGTGGATTCTGCGGCGGGCACTGTGTCTGATCCAGACAAACTTAACGTTGACAGTTTTAAGGGCCTGTTCATACTTACTGGAGTTGCCTCAACCTCTTCTCTTCTCATAGCTGTAATGATTTACTactatgaaaagaaaaagtCGATGACTAGCATGCAACCTGACCAAAATGGAGAAGGTTTAGAAGAAAATCACAAGCCACAAGAAGTGAATGAAGGAgacagagaagaagaaaataatCAGCCTGGAGCAAGTACAGGCCAAAGtggccaacaacaacaacaaactgGAGCAAGAGAGATGTCTAACATAAATTTACAAACAAGCAGTGTTAGAAGAAATAGCTCAATTTTCATTTGGCATGAAAGAAATCTTGGTGCAAGAGTGGCACCCATTTCAAGTTCAAGTCATTTTTAG